A genome region from Bacteroidota bacterium includes the following:
- a CDS encoding lipoate--protein ligase family protein — protein MQEIFRSETDPYFNIAAEEYLIRHSVNEICMVWVNKPAVVCGKHQNVFAEVNHKFTWSNNIPVIRRISGGGTVYHDEGNLNYTLILNGKQQNLVDYEEYTKPVLLALKKIGIKAKLHGKSDLVIGDRKFSGNSMHVFKNRVIHHGTLLFSSNIDNLRQALLTDESAYQSKAVRSNRSHVTNISEHLKQNMTFSEFREFFTKFLKDFFNASTGKELTDTEKAIIKKLTTEKYNKWEWNYAYSPAFRKKISGFPQKINTVLTFGVSKGVIESIETESMEHVPDWLNELVYILKNKRFHPDDIREALISCNFANTIDPDRLIEKLF, from the coding sequence TCGGTTAATGAAATCTGCATGGTTTGGGTAAATAAGCCTGCAGTCGTTTGCGGAAAACACCAGAATGTCTTTGCCGAGGTAAATCATAAATTCACCTGGAGCAATAATATCCCCGTCATTCGCAGGATATCCGGCGGAGGCACAGTATATCATGACGAAGGGAATCTTAACTATACTCTAATCCTGAATGGAAAACAACAAAATCTGGTGGATTATGAAGAATATACAAAGCCCGTCCTGCTTGCCCTTAAAAAAATTGGCATAAAGGCAAAGCTCCATGGGAAAAGCGACCTTGTCATCGGTGACCGTAAGTTTTCAGGAAACTCCATGCATGTATTTAAAAACCGGGTTATTCATCACGGAACGTTATTATTTTCAAGCAATATCGACAATCTCCGACAGGCATTGCTTACGGATGAATCTGCCTATCAGAGTAAAGCCGTAAGGTCAAACCGTAGTCACGTTACGAATATCTCGGAACATCTCAAACAGAATATGACCTTTTCCGAATTCCGTGAATTTTTTACAAAATTCCTGAAAGACTTTTTCAACGCAAGCACAGGCAAAGAACTCACGGACACAGAAAAAGCCATAATCAAAAAACTCACTACCGAAAAATATAACAAATGGGAATGGAACTACGCTTATTCCCCGGCATTCAGGAAAAAGATATCTGGTTTTCCCCAAAAAATCAATACAGTGCTTACATTTGGTGTAAGCAAAGGGGTGATAGAAAGCATCGAAACAGAAAGCATGGAGCATGTGCCGGATTGGCTTAATGAACTTGTGTATATCTTGAAAAATAAGAGATTCCACCCGGATGATATCCGGGAAGCATTAATTTCTTGTAACTTTGCAAATACGATTGACCCGGATAGATTAATCGAAAAACTATTTTAA